The segment GACCCCATTGCATTCTAAATCAGTAAACACTGCCGGATCAGCTAGACACTGCCGGCAAATGACCGCTACCATCGCCATGTGGCTTGAATCAGGTTTCACCTGGAGATCGAGTGCTCGAAGAACCGAACAGAAATCCCGGATCCCATCGTTACGGGAAGCCGAGCTTGTGGTGGCCACCACCTCTGGGTTGATGGCCTGCGGGCCCGATCCAATCTGAAATTAATTTTCGTGTTCAGAGAGACATAATGATGAATACCATGCTTTCCGTGGAAGCCCGGGAGACAGCGCTTGCCGTGACGTTCTCGTCAGGCGAAACAGTCTGCTATCCCTGGCTTTGGCTAAAGGACAATGCACCGTCGGCGTTTCACCCCCAGACCGAAGAGCGAATATTCGACCTGACCAGCGTCGACGCCTCGCTCAGGCCCCTCAACGTCCAGAACAGACGCGGCGCTGTGAGCATTGTCTGGCCGAACGACCAGGCTGAGGAGGAAATCCCGGGCCATTTTTTTGAATCCTACCGCCCAGGCAGAAAGCGGGACGATCCGGCTGAGATCGCTCCGAAACTCTGGGACGGCTCGATCGATCTTGAAACCATACCGCGTCACTCTGCCGGGGGCCTCTTTCAGAGCGATGCCGATCTGCTTGCCTGGCTGAGGGCGACGGCTGCATATGGGCTCTCCATCGTCGAGGGGCTTGGCGATGATCCCGACGCCGGGCGGCGTGCGGCCGAGCGGGTAGGATTCCTGCGCCAGACAAATTTCGGCACTATGTTCGAAGTCGTGTCGATGCCGAAGCCGAACAACTTGGCCTACACGCCTGTCGCCCTGCCGTTACACACCGATCTCGCGAACCAGGAGGTGCCGCCCGGCTATCAATTCCTGCATTGTATCGCGAATGAAGCTGAAGGCGGTGGATCGGTATTTGCCGACGGATTTGCGGTCGTGGCCGCATTACAGGCGCAAGATCCGGAAGCCTACCGTCTCTTGTGCGAGGTCAAAATCCCCTATCGTTTTCACGACGAAAACTACGATCTGCGCGGTCGGTTTCCTGTGATCGCAACTCGACGCAATGGAGACGTGACAGAGTTGCGGTTCAACGCCCATCTTGTCGATGTCATTGACCTTCCCTCCGAGATATGCACCCCCTTCTATGCTGCTTATCGCAAGCTGATGATGATGATCCGCAGCTCGCGTTTTCACATAGCCTACCGCCTCAAGGCCGGCGAAATGGCGGTCTTCGACAATCGTCGGGTGCTTCACGGCCGCCAATCGTTCAACCCAAACACGGGGCTGAGACATCTGCGGGGATGCTATGTCGATCGGGGTGAGTTTCAGAGCCGCATTCGCGTCCTCTCCCGATAGCGGCACGACGATCATCGCTGACGTGCGGTCAGTAGCTGTCGGTGCAAGGTCTCCGGCAGACGTTCCGACGGTGGTTGTTTGCCCGAAAGCCGGCGGCAATCAGGGCAGTTACAAGGTCTGCATCATTCAAACAGACGAGGACAGTGGCCAGGCCTGTCCCTAGCGTGGGCTCGCCTCATGCGCCACCGCGCGATCAGGGGGAAGGGGATAACCCGTATCCGGGAGGCGAGGATCGAGACCCCAGATGGCGTTACAGTAGGGGATGTTCAGTCATGAAAATCAGAAGTCTGATCAAGCGTGCCGAGACGGTGGACAGGGCATTCAAGGAACTTGAAGCCGATTTGGCGGAAGCGTTCGAAGAGTGCCTCAACTTGGACGAGCAATCGCCGTTGGATGACGTTGCGGACGAGAATCTCGCGGCAAGGAATGACAACTCTCAGCCCGAGGACGATGCCGACTCTCCCGAGATCGCACGGCGGCTGACCTCCCACACACAAACCCGCCTGGCTGCGCTGGATGCCGTTGAGGGGCTGTTTGACGATGCGCGCGAGTATCTGGATGAGATCAACACGAAACTGTCGGAGATCGCGACCTCGCATCACCTGACAGGCGAATTCCTAAAGCTGCTTCACGGGGACATTCTTCGCGCCAACGAACTGGAACTGGCAAATGTCAGCCTGACCACGCAGCAAAGAGTGCTGTCGGAGCAGTTCCACGATGCGACCAGAAAGCAGCGCGAGCGTGAAAGCGCCGTCGAGGCCCTGCAGCAGCGCGAGATAAGCCTGACCGAGGACAAGGAGGCACTTCGCAGTGCGCTGGCTGCGGCAAGGCTGGAACTCGTCGTGGCAGGCAATGCGAGCGCAGAACGCGAAGCGGAGTTCGGCGACCTCGTCAAAACGCTTTCGGCCAGAACGGCCGAGGCCAACCGATGCGCGCGCGAGAACGAGATACTGCGGGAAAAGCATGTCAGCCTGTCGATCGACTTCGACAAGGCGCTGAAACGCGAAGCTGAGGCGCGGCACAGGCTGGACGAGCTCTCGACGATTCATGCCAGCGACGCGGCGCGAGTTTCGGAACTGCTGGCTGCGCTCGGCAAGAGCGAACAAGAGGAGATGCGGCTGCAGAAATCGCTCGATATCGCGCAAGCGAAGCTGTCGGAAATGACGGAAGCGGCCCGTATCTTGGAAGGTGACAGGGAAGCCGAGCGTGCGCGTAGTTTCACGGAGATCGGCGGCCTGCGTTCTGAAATTCGCAACCTCCAATCACGATTGGAAGCCGCCTCGAACGAGAACAATCAAGCCGCGAGCGAGATCGCCAATCTCAAGGCTCAATGGAGCGACGCGGTCGCCGAAAAGCAAATTGCGGAGGAAAGGTTGTCCGTTCTCAGAAAGGAGAACGAGAACGACAAGATCCACCTCTCGACCGTGAGCGCGAATTTTTCGCAGCTTTCTCTGCAGCAGGCGTCCGAACAGATACAGCTCGATGTCCAGAGGCAGGAATGCGAGGATCTGCGAGCCGAAGTCGCGTTGCTCGATGCCCGGGTCAAGGAACTTTTGCCCTATGAGCGCCTCCACAAGGTGACAAACGCCAAGCCACATGAGAACGGCGTGGTCGAGATCACCGGTGTCGTGGCGGAGAAGTCCCGTGCCACAAGCAGGCGGCGCGTGCGTACGAGCCTGCGCGCCGCATCCTGACGCGCGGGTGTCTACACTTCGCAGTCTTGTTTGCTACGGGAACAGACTGAAGGTCCGTTGTCGAGGTAACGCAGACTCGGCGAACTGGCTTGCGTGCGCTTCCTTCCTCAGGGCTTCCCCGATCTAGTGTACGGTGTTGCCCGTCAGGTTAGCGCATGGATCGAAGTGTCATTTGCTCGCCAACTCGACACACTGGCACCGCCTGATCAGGCATTGAGGAAGTCCAGGGCCTTTTCCACAAAGGCGCCGTGATACTGGAAAATTGCCGTATGCCCGCCGTCTTCGTACAGGACCAGTTCGGCATTGGGAAAGCGCCGTGCCAGGTCGACGGAGTTGCTGGTGGGCACCATTCTGTCGTGATCGCCATTCACCACGAGGACCGGGTGCCGGATACGCGATAGGTCGGCAGGGCGCTCAAGGCCAAAGGCCCGGACTGCCTTGAGCTGCTGGCTGAAAGCGCCGAGCGCGATGGGCTTGTCGCGGTCATTGGTCCGTTCCTTCAAGCGCTGCAGAAACTCGCGCGCCGCCTTTTTGCCGTTGGGGCTTTGGGTGAAGAAGAGGTAGTTCTTTGGGTCCTTGATGGTCAACGCGGCGCGGATCATGTCGAAGATGGTGACGAACGTCACCCTGTCGATGCCGGTACCCCCGGCTGGGCCGGTTCCCGCAAGGATGATCTTGCGAACCAGATCAGGCTCCAGCTGAACAATCGCCTGGGCGATGAAGCCGCCAAGAGATAGGCCGAGCAGGTCGACCTGCTCGAAGCCGAGAGCCCGGATGAAGGCGATCGCGTCGCGGGCCATCGCCTCCACCGTGTTGGGAGTGGAGCCGCCTGATGCACCAACACCACGGTTGTCGAAGGTGATAACACGCCGTTTTGCGGCGATACCATCGACGACCCGGGGATCCCAATTGTCGAGAACCGCACTTAGATGGGTAAGAAAGATCACCGGTACCCCGGTTGCGGGTCCGAGTTCCCGATAGGCGAATTCCGTACCGCCGACGTCGACGGTTTTCGTCGGCACGTCCCTGTGTTTGACGATCGCGGCAGTTCGCGACAGATGATGCACGTTCATGATGGTTTTCTTTCTTCTGGCTTGTCGTTGTGGCTGGGCTGGAGCAGCGCCTTCGCCGCCACCGCGCCAGCCTCAAGAATGCGATCGGACAGTTCGGTTCCGTTCACCGCCCGGGACAGCTCAAGCGTGCCTATCAGGGTCGCGAAGACACCGAACGCGACTGTCTCGGGGTCGCGGACGTCGGGCGTAAGCCCGGCCGCCACCTGGCGTACGAGCTTGAGCAGGTGTTCGGCGTAAACTTGGCGCGTCTCGACCGGCTCACGCGCAATTTCGGGCAACAGCGCGGCTGAAGCGCAACCATTGCCTGGATTGTCTCGGTGTTCCGCCGACAAATACGCATCGATGGCCAGTGACGGGCCGCCGGCGGCCAACAGTTCCTGGATCTGGGTCGCCTGAACGTCCAGGGCGGCCGCCAAACTCTCGCGCACAAGCGCCGCCTTGGACGGAAAATGGGGATAGAAAGCTCCATTGGTCAGTCCCGCCTCGCCCATGATGCCGGCGAGTCCTGATGCGGCGATGCCGTCGGAGCGAAACCGTTCGGTCGCCACATCGATGATCCGCTGCCGGGATGCTTCCCTCCTGCCTTTCTCGTAGCGCATGTTTTTCTCCTTCAATCAGCTATTGCATTATGATCATACTATCACTAAACGATCATAATGCAATAGGGCGAGGCATCGGAGATATCGATCGGGCGCTCCAGGTCTCCTCAATTTGGGAAAGCTACAATGAAGGCCTTCATCGTCGATCGATATGCAAAGAAAGCTCCTCTTCGGCTTGGAGAGGCTCCGGAGCCGGAAGTCGGGCAAAATGACGTGCTGGTGCAGATCCAGGCCGCCAGCGTCAATCTGCTGGACTCCAAGATCAGGGATGGAGAGTTCAAACTCATCCTGCCCTATCGCCGGCCCTTCGTTGCAGGCCATGACGTGGCCGGAACGGTCATTCGCGTCGGCGCGAAAGTCCGACAGTTCAAACCGGGCGACGAGGTCTATGCGCGAGCGCGCGACGGTCGGATCGGAGCGTTCGCCGAGTACATCGCCATTAATGATGCGGATTTGGCCCTGAAGCCGAAAAACCTCAGCATGGAAGAGGCTGCGTCGATTCCCCTGGTGGGGCTGACCGCCTGGCAGGCGCTGGTTGAAAGGGCGAAGCTGAAGAAAGGACAGAAGGTCTTTATTCAGGCCGGCTCCGGCGGAGTGGGGACATTCGCCATTCAATTGGCAAAGCACCTCGGCGCGACGGTCGCCACGACAACAAGCGCGTCGAACATGGATATGGTCAGGAAGCTGGGCGCCGATGTCATTGTCGACTACAAGAAGGATGACTTCGAGAAAGTCCTTTCGGGCTACGACGTCGTCCTGAACAGCCAGGGCAACAAAACCCTCGAAAAGTCCCTGTGTGTGTTGAAGCCAGGTGGCGTCGCCGTTTCGATCTCCGGTCCGCCCGATCCTGGGTTTGCCAGCGAGAAGGGGCTGAGCTGGGTGTTGAACCTGATCATGCGCATTTTGAGCGCAGGCATCAGGAGACGGGCAAAACGCGCAGATGTCCGATATTCGTTCCTGTTCATGGCGGCCAATGGCGAGCAGTTGACAAAAATCACGTCGCTCATCGAAACGGGCGTCATCCGCCCGGTGGTAGATCGTGTCTTTCCGTTTGAGCAGACCAATGAGGCCTTGGCCTACATCGAGCAGGGCCGCGCCAAGGGCAAGGTTGTCATCAAGGTGAAATAGCTCTGCAATGCTTCAGGCGACCGCGTCCGCTTCTCTGTGCAACTTTAGGTTGATTACGCGCGACATGCATTAATGCTCGATTGGTCCTTTTGGCATGACGATCGCGGTGCCGGCGGTTGTCGGACGCTCGATCATGCGGCGGACGCGCGGCGGCTCGTCACCGCTGTGCAGTGCCCGCAGGCGCTCGCCGACAACGGCGTCGGCATGGGTGGCCCGCTTGTTGTGGCGGATGTATTCGAGCCATGTCGGCGTGTGATAGTGCTCGATCCATATTGCGGGATTTTCGAGATCGCGCGCCAGCGTCCAGTTGCGGGCGCCGTCACGGCGGCGGATGCGGCCGCGTTCGGCCATGGTGGCGAGGAATTCCGGCACGTCCTCCTCGCGGATGATGTACTCGATCATGATGGCGATCGGGCCGCTGCGCAGTTTCAGGTCGAGCGCAAGATGCGGCTCCTTGAAACGGTTCAGCGGATCGAGGTTGACCACCGCCTGCTGCGGCAAGGGCAGCAACAGGCCGATCGCGCCGCCCGCCAGCATCGTGACGGCGGCCGCAGTCAGCGCGAACTCGGCGCCTTGCGCATCAGCGACGACACCCCAGACCCAGCTGCCGAGCGCGATGCCGCCGAAAGTCGCCGTCTGATAGACCGAGAGCACCCGGCCGACCACCCAGCGCGGCGTCGACATCTGCACCGTGACGTTGAAATGCGAGAGCGCGACCACCCAGCAGGCGCCGCCGATGAGCAGTCCGAGCGACGTTTGCCAGGCCTGATCGCTGACGGCGGCATTGAAGGCGCAGAGCGCGAAACCGGCGAATGCCATGCGCACCATCGCCTCGCTTGACAGGATCTGCCTCAGCCGGACGCTGATCAGCGCGCCGCCGACGGCACCGATGCCAAAAGCGCCGAGCATGATGCCGTAGGTCAAGGCATCGCCCTTGACGACATCGCGCGCCACCAGTGGCAGCAGCGCCAGGACCGCACCGGCGCTGAAGCCGAAAGCCGCACCCCTTACCAGCACCTTGCCGATATTGGGCGACATGGCGACATAGCGCAGGCCAGCCCCCATCGCCGCGCCAAGCGTCTCGCGCGGCAGTGTCGAGGCCGGCAATTCCGGCTTCCAGCGGGCCAGCACGATGATCAGCCCGGCATAGCTCAATGCGTTGGCGGCAAAGGCCGCTGCAGCACCTGCGGCGGCAACGATGATGCCGCCGATCGCCGGACCGATGCTGCGCGTCAGGTTGAAGCCCAACGAGTTGAGTGCGACGGCAGCCGGCAGTTTGGCGCGCGGCACCATGTCGCCGACAGAAGCCTGCCATGACGGGTTGTAAAGCGCCGTGCCGCTGTTGATCAGGAAGGCGAAGGCGAGCAGCGTCCACGGTGTCATCAAGCCAAGATAGGTGAACACGGTCAGCAGAACCGAGACGACCAGCATGAAGATCTGGGCAATCAGCATGACCTTGCGCCGGTTGAAGCTGTCGGCGATCGCGCCGGCAACGAGCGCAAACAGCATGATCGGCAAAGTGGTCGACGCCTGGACCAGCGCAACCTGATAGGACGAAGTGGCGATCGTGGTCATCATCCAGGCGGCGCCGACGCCCTGGATCAAGCCACCGAAATTCGAAACCAGGCTCGCGGACCATACGGCGCGGAAAATGCCGTGCCGAAACGGCGCCAGCGCCGAGACGCGTTCGCTGTCCGGCTCGTCGTCGATCATGGATGCTTCCCCGACTTCAAATGCTACGGTTTTCCAGAATCGGTGCCCTCATGCGGTCTCTTAGAAGTAGAGCATGACTTCGCAAAGGGCGAACGCCTTTTCAAAGAAGATCATGGTCCAACAAAGAGATAGCGGTAGCTGGAACAGGTCAGCGGCCATTCCTGCAAGCGCGACAGAAGCCGCTGGCTCCAGGAACTCGGCGGTTGGGCAAAAAAATACTTAGCAACTTGACGAAGTTTTCGCTTGCGCCACCGGGAAATTGGGGGATAGTTAGCGATATGGCTAAGCATGATCCTGCTCTCTCGCTGCTCTTCCACGCGCTCGCTGATCCGACCCGCCGGTCGATCCTGACCCGGCTTGCCGAAACACCTGCGCGGGTAACGGATCTGGCTGGGCCGACTGGGCTGCGGCTGCCCACGGTGATGCGGCACCTTTCCGTGCTGGAGGAGGCAGGGTTGATCACCACGTCCAAGGACGGGCGGATACGCACCTGCGCCATCGTGCCCGAGGCCCTGGATCCGGTGCGGACGTGGCTCGATGAGCAGCGGGCCATCTGGGAAGCCCGCCTCGACCGGTTGGATGCATTTGTGATGAATGTGATGAAGGAACGCGCAGAATGACACTGAACCTGGATTCAAGCAGCACGGCCCGTACGACGCCTGATGACAGGAAGGACCGCTTTGCGACGCTCACCTTCGAACGGGACGTGGCCGCGCCATTGGCCGTGCTGTGGCAGGCATGGACGGCCCCGGCCGCGCGGGCGATCTGGGCTGCGCCATCGACCTCGGTCACCGTGGAGTTCCTGGAGGTCGACACCAAAGTGGGTGGGCGCGAGGTTTCCCTTTGCAAGCTAGAGGGCCATCCGGACATCCGCTGCGAGTGCGGCTGGCTGGCGTTGCAGCCGGGTGTCCGCAGCGTGAACTACGAGGTGGTCTCCTCCGGTGGTATGACGCAATCAGCGGCGCTGGTGACGGCTGAGTTGTCAGGCACCGACAAGCGCAGCCGGTTGGTCGTAACGGTGCAACTTTCCTCGCTGGCGCAGGATATGGCGGCCGGCTATCGGGCGGGCTTCGATGCAGGACTGAACAATCTCGCCGGAGTTGCCGAACGAACCATGGTGCTGCAGCGGGTCATACAGGCGCCGCGAACCGCCGTCTGGCACAGCTGGATGAACCCCGAGACGCTGCCGCAATGGTGGGGGCCGGAAGGTTTTTCCTGTCGAACCAAGAGGATCGACTTGCGAGCGGGCGGCGAGTGGGTATTCGACATGGTCGGGCCCGACGGCACGGTCTACCCGAACCACCATCGATATAACGAGGTCCGGCCCGAGGAGAGGATCGGCTATACGCTGCATTGGGGCGAAAACGGGCCGAAACATGCCGACGCCTGGGCCTCGTTCGAGGATCAGGACGGGGCAACGAAGGTAACGCTGGGCATGGTATTCAGCACGGCTGCCGAGTTCCAGGAGGCGAAGGGCTTCGGTGCCGTGGAACTGGGACTGCAAACTCTCGGCAAACTGGAACGCTTCGTCGCGTCCCGCTGAAATGCTGCGACTTCCCGTCGGCCCGAATCGGGGCCTGTGGACGAGGTCCTCGTCATGTCGCGCCCATCCTCATCGGCGACGGCATCGGCCGCTTCAGCCAGAGGGATGAGCCGGTCAGGTTGGAGAAGACCGAGGTCTCCGAAGCGGGGCAGAACATGCGCTTCCGCTTCGCTGGATAGGCCGAGAATTCATAAAGGGATACACGAAGAGGAGGGTTCTATGAGAAAACTGATCATATGGGACATGGTGACCGTCGACGGCTTCTTCGAAGGTCCTGACAGGGACATCAGCTGGTTCGTCTTCGAAGAAGAGCTCGAGAACTACATTCGTGAGACCCAGGAAAACGCCGACACGCTGATCTTCGGCCGCGTGACCTACGAGCTCATGGCGGCCTATTGGCCGTCCGAGCAAGGCTGGATCGCGGATTTCATGAACAACATCGAGAAGGTGGTCTTCTCGCGCACGCTGAAAAGCGCCGACTGGAACAACACGAAGCTCTTCAACGGCAATGTCGCAGAAGAAGTCTCCAAACTGAAGACCAGGGACGGCGGAGACATCTTCGTATTCGGTAGCGCCGACCTCACGGCGACCCTGATGGAGCACGGCCTGATCGACGAGTATCACCTCGGGATCAACCCGGTCATTCTCGGGAGAGGCACGCCGCTCTTCAAGGGCGGCCCGAACCGGATACCCCTGAAGCATCTCGAGACGAAGACGCTCAAGTCAGGTGTTGTCATCCTCCATTACGCGCCGGAGAGCAGACAATGACGATCGATCCACTCTTTCGCGTCAACCAGGCTTGTCGAAATGAGAGGGCCCGGGAAGCGCGCTCCAGACGATCGGCCAAGGGGCGTAGCTGCCATCACCGCTGCGCTCTTCGGCTCGAACGCCCGGGCCAGCCTTTGGGCGACATGCATTACCGATCTTCAAATCCGGTCAGCACGCCGACGGCGTTGATGCCGATTTCCTCGACGGCATAGCCGCCTTCCATGACGAAAAGCGTCGGCAGGCCGAGCTTGGCAATGCGGCGGCCAATCCTGGGATAGTCGGCGGTTTTCAGCTTGAACTTGCTGATCGGGTCCTTCTCGAACGTGTCGACGCCGAGCGAGACGACAACGACTTCGGGAGCGTAAGCCACAAGTTTTCCGCAGGCATCCTCCAGCGAAGCATTCCAGGCATCCCATGCGGTGCCGAACGGCATGGGGTAGTTGACATTGAAGCCTTCGCCGGGTCCGGCGCCGCGCTCGTCGGCATGGCCGAGGAAGAACGGATATTCGGTCATCGGGTCGCCATGCAAGTTCAGCACCTGCACGTCGCTGCGGCTGTAAAAGATCTCCTGCGTGCCGTTGCCGTGATGGTAATCGACATCCAGGATAGAGACACGCCTGGCGCCCTGGTCGCGTAACCATTGCGCGGCAACCGCGGCGTTGTTGATGTAGCAATAGCCGCCCATGAACGCAGCTCCGGCATGATGGCCGGGCGGGCGGCAGAGCGCGAAGGCTGATATCTCGCCGTCCTTGACCAGGGCGGCTGCGGTCAGCGCCACGTCATAGGACGACTTGATCGCCTCCCAGGTGCCTTTGACGAAGGTGGCGCCGCCGTCGAAGGAGTAAAAGCCAAGCAGCGCATCGATGGTTTGGGGCCGCACATCGCCGCGCAGGCCGCGCGTCGGCCAGGTGAAGGGGAGGGCCGAGCCCGTCCGGCCCGACGCTTCCCAGAGCGGCCATGCAGTCGGCAGGAAATCGATGAAGTCGCTGGTATGCACCTGCCTGGCGGCAGCGAGGTCGTGCGTGTCGGGCGGCAGCACCGGGCCGAGTTTTTCGCTCTCCACCCTCGCCTTGATGAACTCGGCGCGCGAGGGCTTCTCGAAGGCCGGCACGATAGCCCCCG is part of the Mesorhizobium sp. L-2-11 genome and harbors:
- a CDS encoding alpha/beta fold hydrolase translates to MNVHHLSRTAAIVKHRDVPTKTVDVGGTEFAYRELGPATGVPVIFLTHLSAVLDNWDPRVVDGIAAKRRVITFDNRGVGASGGSTPNTVEAMARDAIAFIRALGFEQVDLLGLSLGGFIAQAIVQLEPDLVRKIILAGTGPAGGTGIDRVTFVTIFDMIRAALTIKDPKNYLFFTQSPNGKKAAREFLQRLKERTNDRDKPIALGAFSQQLKAVRAFGLERPADLSRIRHPVLVVNGDHDRMVPTSNSVDLARRFPNAELVLYEDGGHTAIFQYHGAFVEKALDFLNA
- a CDS encoding histone deacetylase family protein: MKTVFSPLHAGHAGNFELISGAIVPAFEKPSRAEFIKARVESEKLGPVLPPDTHDLAAARQVHTSDFIDFLPTAWPLWEASGRTGSALPFTWPTRGLRGDVRPQTIDALLGFYSFDGGATFVKGTWEAIKSSYDVALTAAALVKDGEISAFALCRPPGHHAGAAFMGGYCYINNAAVAAQWLRDQGARRVSILDVDYHHGNGTQEIFYSRSDVQVLNLHGDPMTEYPFFLGHADERGAGPGEGFNVNYPMPFGTAWDAWNASLEDACGKLVAYAPEVVVVSLGVDTFEKDPISKFKLKTADYPRIGRRIAKLGLPTLFVMEGGYAVEEIGINAVGVLTGFEDR
- a CDS encoding ArsR/SmtB family transcription factor; the encoded protein is MAKHDPALSLLFHALADPTRRSILTRLAETPARVTDLAGPTGLRLPTVMRHLSVLEEAGLITTSKDGRIRTCAIVPEALDPVRTWLDEQRAIWEARLDRLDAFVMNVMKERAE
- a CDS encoding MFS transporter encodes the protein MIDDEPDSERVSALAPFRHGIFRAVWSASLVSNFGGLIQGVGAAWMMTTIATSSYQVALVQASTTLPIMLFALVAGAIADSFNRRKVMLIAQIFMLVVSVLLTVFTYLGLMTPWTLLAFAFLINSGTALYNPSWQASVGDMVPRAKLPAAVALNSLGFNLTRSIGPAIGGIIVAAAGAAAAFAANALSYAGLIIVLARWKPELPASTLPRETLGAAMGAGLRYVAMSPNIGKVLVRGAAFGFSAGAVLALLPLVARDVVKGDALTYGIMLGAFGIGAVGGALISVRLRQILSSEAMVRMAFAGFALCAFNAAVSDQAWQTSLGLLIGGACWVVALSHFNVTVQMSTPRWVVGRVLSVYQTATFGGIALGSWVWGVVADAQGAEFALTAAAVTMLAGGAIGLLLPLPQQAVVNLDPLNRFKEPHLALDLKLRSGPIAIMIEYIIREEDVPEFLATMAERGRIRRRDGARNWTLARDLENPAIWIEHYHTPTWLEYIRHNKRATHADAVVGERLRALHSGDEPPRVRRMIERPTTAGTAIVMPKGPIEH
- a CDS encoding TetR/AcrR family transcriptional regulator; translated protein: MRYEKGRREASRQRIIDVATERFRSDGIAASGLAGIMGEAGLTNGAFYPHFPSKAALVRESLAAALDVQATQIQELLAAGGPSLAIDAYLSAEHRDNPGNGCASAALLPEIAREPVETRQVYAEHLLKLVRQVAAGLTPDVRDPETVAFGVFATLIGTLELSRAVNGTELSDRILEAGAVAAKALLQPSHNDKPEERKPS
- a CDS encoding NADP-dependent oxidoreductase; translation: MKAFIVDRYAKKAPLRLGEAPEPEVGQNDVLVQIQAASVNLLDSKIRDGEFKLILPYRRPFVAGHDVAGTVIRVGAKVRQFKPGDEVYARARDGRIGAFAEYIAINDADLALKPKNLSMEEAASIPLVGLTAWQALVERAKLKKGQKVFIQAGSGGVGTFAIQLAKHLGATVATTTSASNMDMVRKLGADVIVDYKKDDFEKVLSGYDVVLNSQGNKTLEKSLCVLKPGGVAVSISGPPDPGFASEKGLSWVLNLIMRILSAGIRRRAKRADVRYSFLFMAANGEQLTKITSLIETGVIRPVVDRVFPFEQTNEALAYIEQGRAKGKVVIKVK
- a CDS encoding dihydrofolate reductase family protein, with protein sequence MRKLIIWDMVTVDGFFEGPDRDISWFVFEEELENYIRETQENADTLIFGRVTYELMAAYWPSEQGWIADFMNNIEKVVFSRTLKSADWNNTKLFNGNVAEEVSKLKTRDGGDIFVFGSADLTATLMEHGLIDEYHLGINPVILGRGTPLFKGGPNRIPLKHLETKTLKSGVVILHYAPESRQ
- a CDS encoding TauD/TfdA family dioxygenase is translated as MLSVEARETALAVTFSSGETVCYPWLWLKDNAPSAFHPQTEERIFDLTSVDASLRPLNVQNRRGAVSIVWPNDQAEEEIPGHFFESYRPGRKRDDPAEIAPKLWDGSIDLETIPRHSAGGLFQSDADLLAWLRATAAYGLSIVEGLGDDPDAGRRAAERVGFLRQTNFGTMFEVVSMPKPNNLAYTPVALPLHTDLANQEVPPGYQFLHCIANEAEGGGSVFADGFAVVAALQAQDPEAYRLLCEVKIPYRFHDENYDLRGRFPVIATRRNGDVTELRFNAHLVDVIDLPSEICTPFYAAYRKLMMMIRSSRFHIAYRLKAGEMAVFDNRRVLHGRQSFNPNTGLRHLRGCYVDRGEFQSRIRVLSR
- a CDS encoding SRPBCC family protein, which translates into the protein MTLNLDSSSTARTTPDDRKDRFATLTFERDVAAPLAVLWQAWTAPAARAIWAAPSTSVTVEFLEVDTKVGGREVSLCKLEGHPDIRCECGWLALQPGVRSVNYEVVSSGGMTQSAALVTAELSGTDKRSRLVVTVQLSSLAQDMAAGYRAGFDAGLNNLAGVAERTMVLQRVIQAPRTAVWHSWMNPETLPQWWGPEGFSCRTKRIDLRAGGEWVFDMVGPDGTVYPNHHRYNEVRPEERIGYTLHWGENGPKHADAWASFEDQDGATKVTLGMVFSTAAEFQEAKGFGAVELGLQTLGKLERFVASR